The proteins below are encoded in one region of Bacteroidetes Order II. bacterium:
- a CDS encoding universal stress protein: MLKINKILVPTDFSTNADFALNYALKVAHTLDAQEMHLVHVDLYGEVTNDDELMDKLKHVEKPANEVLPFTYRLIQGHIHAAPALAEYAAENGIDLIVMGTHGLRGMRRFLLGSVAEELVRTATCPVITLHENQKGSAEIKRIIVPVDFSDHSRTALTQAKHLAAAYGAMVDALYVIEEWYYPHIFGMQLPSLAETNPEMNQMAEESLKKFYASTPGPEVEHALSVHFGTIVNSIRAHAAEVNGDLVVIATHGVTSEWEELIGSVTEKLVRTSDVPMWTMRPVKTGNNDDTWLGGTTAAHVA; the protein is encoded by the coding sequence ATGTTGAAGATCAACAAAATCCTCGTCCCGACCGACTTCTCTACGAACGCAGACTTTGCACTCAATTATGCCTTAAAAGTCGCACATACGCTCGACGCGCAAGAGATGCATTTGGTGCATGTGGATCTGTATGGTGAAGTCACGAATGACGATGAACTGATGGACAAACTGAAGCATGTAGAAAAACCTGCCAACGAAGTCCTTCCGTTCACGTATCGCCTCATCCAAGGCCACATTCATGCCGCTCCTGCTCTTGCCGAATATGCGGCTGAAAATGGCATTGATTTGATTGTGATGGGTACCCACGGCCTACGTGGTATGCGCCGCTTCCTACTCGGATCGGTTGCTGAAGAATTGGTTCGCACCGCAACTTGTCCGGTTATTACCCTTCATGAAAATCAAAAAGGCTCCGCAGAAATCAAACGAATCATTGTTCCGGTTGATTTCTCGGATCACAGCCGTACCGCACTCACGCAAGCCAAACACTTGGCTGCTGCTTATGGTGCTATGGTAGATGCCTTGTATGTCATCGAAGAATGGTATTATCCACATATCTTTGGAATGCAATTGCCTTCCTTGGCCGAGACCAATCCGGAAATGAATCAAATGGCAGAGGAATCCCTAAAAAAATTCTATGCCTCCACACCAGGACCAGAAGTTGAACATGCTCTTTCGGTTCATTTTGGAACGATTGTCAATAGCATTCGGGCACACGCTGCCGAAGTCAATGGAGACCTTGTGGTGATCGCCACACATGGAGTAACCAGTGAATGGGAAGAATTGATCGGAAGCGTAACTGAAAAGTTGGTACGCACCAGCGATGTCCCTATGTGGACGATGCGGCCCGTAAAAACGGGCAACAATGACGATACATGGCTAGGGGGTACTACCGCAGCGCATGTTGCTTAA
- a CDS encoding PD40 domain-containing protein yields the protein MKKILLWGMWLLLMFLPDVSPAQVGYTFGRNKIRYTDFNWQILKTEHFDFYYYPEMEELAQVGAAIAEECYLELQNKFNFSLSTRVPMIFYATNLHFRQTNTIDGFIPDGVGGFFEFMKGRVVIPANGDLNRFRRVIRHELVHVFTFNKLARVMRDYRKPPDRLPPLWFTEGLAEFWSGEADHQHEMMIRDAIASNALVPLEDIDRIYGTYLMYKQGESVCRFIAEKWGDEYLLRLIEDFWKETYFDKLIERTLKIPYRKFGEDWEAWLKAQYYPELQSNLPASRVSVPVYWRGYFMKPVAYTDAKGQRWVLANGSSGSTGSLFKTKVNERYVVEKKPSVILKGERNERFEAFHFFESRMSVNKKGQLAFVTKSGEQDVVHVMDVNRNAVINTIRIPELVAIYSPAWHPDGKQLVMTGIEKSGFSDIYTYHLETGETHKLTHDSHDDRDPDWAPDGAHIVFSSDRSGYGKGSYNLFLIEPTSGQIQYLTQGPQLDLSPRFSPDGQSVVFIRTEKEQQKWQAQNAWVVSVKEQWRQTRLTHTTSVLFDPYWTSDGQLLATAMDGFRFQVRAFGKIDSLLQVQEGPLLRPVTKALPSPVWAKLESGQVEVSNSPYRRRYSLDAAQTVINQTALYGTNGGGYMVFSDMLGNDYFLVTLYNTSRNQRDFLRSMSFSVSRYQFQKRTSTAYGIYRNGGLRYDLTDPDAAAVYPAVWENELGGYGALSYPISFFDRFEIVTGLNWSDKQVLTKDLRRKALLLSNAVSFVHDSALYGMNGPIDGFRANLSAGYTTDVWRSNVSYYTLIADVRKYFRLTPSITFAIRGMGRMNEGREARLFYMGGSWDLRGYPLFDIRGSKTWFGSAELRFPLLENPQVVAPVLAPFGIANLRSALFFDAGHAWNKGYRFQESQLLTGKTHFSTGFGFRLNLFGGLLLRYDLGWRLNEALREKQWFRQFLFGWDF from the coding sequence ATGAAGAAAATCCTATTATGGGGCATGTGGCTCCTTTTGATGTTCCTGCCAGATGTATCTCCGGCACAGGTGGGCTATACGTTTGGAAGGAATAAAATCCGATATACCGACTTTAACTGGCAAATCTTAAAGACGGAGCATTTTGACTTTTATTATTATCCCGAAATGGAAGAATTGGCTCAGGTAGGGGCGGCCATTGCGGAAGAATGCTATTTAGAATTACAGAATAAGTTCAATTTCTCGCTCTCCACGCGGGTCCCAATGATTTTTTATGCCACCAATTTGCATTTCCGGCAGACCAATACCATAGATGGCTTTATTCCGGATGGGGTGGGGGGCTTTTTTGAATTTATGAAAGGCCGTGTGGTTATTCCAGCAAATGGAGATTTGAACCGATTTCGGAGGGTCATACGGCACGAATTGGTACATGTATTTACGTTTAATAAATTAGCCAGGGTCATGCGAGATTATCGTAAGCCGCCGGATCGCTTGCCGCCTCTGTGGTTTACAGAAGGACTGGCCGAGTTTTGGTCTGGGGAGGCCGATCACCAACACGAGATGATGATTCGGGATGCCATTGCCTCAAATGCTTTGGTTCCGCTCGAAGACATAGACCGGATTTATGGGACGTATTTGATGTATAAACAAGGCGAATCGGTTTGTCGGTTCATCGCCGAAAAGTGGGGGGACGAATATTTGCTTCGCCTGATCGAAGATTTTTGGAAGGAAACTTATTTTGACAAATTAATTGAGCGCACCCTAAAGATCCCGTATCGGAAGTTTGGTGAGGATTGGGAGGCATGGCTAAAAGCCCAATACTACCCAGAACTACAGTCCAACTTACCGGCCTCACGGGTCTCGGTACCTGTTTATTGGCGGGGCTATTTTATGAAACCAGTGGCTTATACCGATGCAAAAGGCCAACGTTGGGTACTGGCAAATGGGAGTTCAGGATCTACGGGTAGCCTTTTTAAAACAAAGGTTAATGAACGTTATGTGGTTGAAAAGAAGCCCTCGGTGATCCTTAAAGGGGAAAGGAACGAGCGGTTCGAGGCATTTCATTTTTTTGAAAGCCGGATGTCGGTCAACAAAAAAGGACAATTGGCGTTTGTGACCAAGAGCGGGGAACAGGACGTGGTGCATGTGATGGACGTAAACCGGAACGCCGTAATAAATACCATTCGAATTCCGGAACTGGTGGCCATATATTCCCCGGCATGGCATCCTGACGGCAAACAATTGGTTATGACTGGTATAGAGAAAAGTGGTTTTTCGGATATTTATACTTATCATTTGGAAACGGGCGAAACCCATAAACTAACCCACGATTCACATGATGACCGCGATCCAGACTGGGCGCCGGATGGTGCGCACATTGTGTTTTCCAGTGATCGTTCTGGATACGGGAAGGGGTCTTATAATTTGTTTTTGATAGAACCCACATCGGGTCAAATACAATATTTAACGCAAGGCCCACAATTAGACCTTAGCCCTCGGTTTAGCCCAGATGGTCAGTCGGTGGTGTTTATCCGAACCGAGAAAGAGCAACAAAAATGGCAAGCACAGAATGCTTGGGTGGTTTCGGTGAAGGAGCAATGGCGGCAAACACGTCTCACCCATACCACATCGGTTTTGTTTGATCCCTATTGGACCTCGGATGGACAGTTGTTGGCGACAGCCATGGATGGTTTCCGGTTTCAAGTTCGGGCTTTTGGGAAGATAGATTCCCTGCTCCAAGTGCAAGAGGGTCCCTTGTTACGACCAGTAACCAAGGCATTACCATCCCCTGTATGGGCAAAGCTGGAATCTGGACAAGTCGAGGTCTCCAATAGTCCATATCGTCGCCGATATAGCCTTGATGCAGCACAAACGGTCATTAATCAGACTGCTTTGTATGGTACCAATGGCGGAGGGTATATGGTGTTTTCCGATATGCTGGGGAACGATTATTTTCTTGTAACCTTATACAATACGTCCAGAAATCAGCGAGACTTTTTGCGTTCCATGAGTTTTTCCGTTTCCCGTTATCAATTCCAAAAACGCACGAGCACGGCCTATGGGATTTACCGGAATGGGGGGTTGCGCTACGACCTCACCGATCCAGATGCGGCGGCGGTCTATCCGGCTGTTTGGGAGAACGAATTGGGTGGCTATGGCGCGCTTTCGTACCCGATCAGTTTTTTTGACCGTTTCGAGATTGTTACCGGATTGAACTGGAGTGATAAACAAGTTTTAACCAAAGACCTCCGCCGAAAGGCGTTGTTGCTCTCGAATGCGGTTTCCTTTGTTCACGATTCGGCGTTGTATGGGATGAATGGCCCGATAGATGGTTTTCGTGCCAACCTGTCAGCTGGATATACCACCGATGTTTGGCGCTCTAATGTGAGTTATTATACGTTAATCGCCGATGTGCGTAAGTATTTCCGGCTTACACCAAGCATCACGTTTGCCATTCGGGGTATGGGGCGAATGAACGAAGGGCGCGAAGCCCGTCTGTTTTATATGGGTGGGTCATGGGACTTGCGCGGCTACCCCTTATTTGATATTCGGGGCAGCAAAACGTGGTTTGGTTCTGCGGAACTGCGGTTCCCACTTCTCGAAAATCCTCAGGTTGTTGCACCTGTTTTGGCGCCCTTTGGTATTGCAAATTTGCGAAGCGCCCTCTTCTTTGATGCCGGCCACGCATGGAATAAGGGCTACCGGTTTCAGGAATCTCAACTGCTTACAGGAAAAACCCATTTTTCAACGGGTTTCGGATTTCGGCTAAACCTTTTTGGAGGTTTGTTGCTGCGCTACGATCTCGGTTGGCGGCTAAATGAAGCCCTTCGGGAAAAACAATGGTTTCGTCAGTTTTTATTCGGTTGGGATTTTTGA
- a CDS encoding PQQ-like beta-propeller repeat protein, giving the protein MRLFKQHLIVPNVSHLWFVFLFVLWALSGCANVKIPDVHLKNGDWIKEDGPEAGYYTAGAFNGPLEVAWQYNIASGMGPSTIMASGGVLLAATLKGEVHAIGTERGRKIGYVPLGEGIRGMPILADDLMLVAGTSGRYHLTAYQYTRAAIKWRRKGLKSETGLLKVGNKVCFVDANGTVYAIDPTDGREIWKTTWLTQPAAIYGTPVLESGKILLASASGEIGALNAETGQVLWKKKVEQPVFAALSVQKEKVAVSTMRGRLYFLNVNNGEEIWQYNLHNEAVRLGTAALGPDGLVFGGSDEQIRKLNITNGVLVWTLKTEGACTAPLFWAGTEVFAGCQDKTLYRILAASGELIDRLVLKGRIKSVPILHDGRLFVSFEPNQLVAIGRPVQKSRSANPD; this is encoded by the coding sequence ATGCGTCTATTTAAACAGCATCTTATCGTGCCGAACGTCTCCCACCTATGGTTCGTGTTTCTTTTTGTCCTATGGGCTTTGTCCGGTTGTGCAAATGTAAAAATACCGGATGTACACCTGAAGAATGGAGACTGGATCAAGGAAGATGGGCCGGAGGCGGGTTATTATACCGCAGGGGCATTTAACGGCCCATTAGAAGTGGCTTGGCAATATAATATCGCCTCTGGCATGGGGCCCTCTACAATAATGGCTTCAGGTGGGGTTTTATTGGCTGCTACACTGAAGGGAGAGGTACATGCCATTGGTACAGAACGCGGGAGAAAAATAGGGTATGTACCCCTTGGAGAAGGCATTCGTGGGATGCCCATTTTGGCTGATGACCTGATGTTGGTGGCTGGTACCAGTGGACGGTATCATCTGACAGCATACCAATACACCCGTGCTGCCATAAAATGGAGGCGGAAAGGACTGAAAAGCGAAACAGGCCTGCTAAAAGTTGGAAACAAGGTGTGTTTTGTGGACGCGAATGGGACCGTGTATGCAATAGACCCAACCGACGGACGCGAAATCTGGAAAACCACATGGTTAACACAACCCGCCGCCATCTATGGAACCCCCGTTTTGGAAAGTGGGAAAATCCTGCTGGCCTCGGCCTCTGGCGAAATTGGGGCTTTAAATGCCGAAACAGGTCAGGTTCTGTGGAAAAAAAAGGTGGAACAACCTGTTTTTGCAGCACTTTCGGTGCAAAAAGAAAAAGTGGCGGTTTCTACCATGCGCGGACGCTTATACTTTTTGAACGTCAACAACGGAGAAGAAATCTGGCAATACAACCTACATAACGAAGCGGTTCGGTTGGGGACTGCCGCACTTGGGCCGGATGGCCTGGTCTTCGGTGGAAGTGATGAGCAGATTCGCAAGCTAAACATCACAAATGGAGTTTTGGTCTGGACGTTAAAAACCGAAGGGGCTTGTACGGCGCCGCTGTTTTGGGCCGGAACCGAGGTGTTTGCGGGGTGTCAGGACAAAACCTTGTATCGGATTTTGGCTGCTTCGGGCGAATTGATAGACCGCTTGGTATTGAAGGGCCGCATAAAGTCGGTTCCTATATTGCACGATGGACGGCTTTTTGTGTCGTTTGAGCCTAATCAGTTGGTGGCAATCGGGCGCCCCGTCCAGAAATCTCGGTCCGCTAATCCAGATTAA
- a CDS encoding GatB/YqeY domain-containing protein yields MSLKAKLSEELKQALRAKDQAKLRTLRALISALQLKEIEDRQGGEAVLTEQQELAVLQKQAKQRNDSIAQFRAAGREDLAKTEEEELQIIQSYLPAELSDEEIAQVVQETMNTLGISSAKEMGKLMGAVMGKLKGKADGKRIQATVKSLLS; encoded by the coding sequence ATGAGCTTAAAAGCCAAACTTTCAGAAGAACTCAAACAGGCGCTTCGGGCCAAAGACCAAGCCAAACTCCGCACCCTTCGGGCACTCATTTCGGCGTTACAGCTAAAAGAAATAGAAGATCGGCAAGGCGGCGAGGCGGTTTTGACGGAGCAACAAGAATTGGCCGTACTCCAAAAACAGGCCAAGCAACGCAACGACTCTATCGCCCAATTTCGGGCTGCCGGACGTGAGGACTTAGCTAAAACCGAAGAAGAAGAGCTTCAGATCATCCAATCGTATTTACCTGCAGAATTGAGCGACGAAGAAATTGCTCAGGTGGTTCAAGAAACCATGAACACATTGGGTATTTCATCGGCCAAAGAAATGGGTAAGTTGATGGGGGCCGTGATGGGAAAACTGAAAGGCAAGGCGGATGGTAAACGCATACAGGCAACGGTGAAGTCGTTGCTTTCGTAA
- a CDS encoding alpha/beta hydrolase, which translates to MNNLSRSSFLLLFALLGSVVTMRAQQVSEGKIHHFPKFNSKYVDPRPIAVWLPEGYSPKKKYAVLYMHDGQMLFDSTTTWNKQEWGVDETMSELIRGKKIRETIVVGIWNNGSKRHSEYFPQKPFESMPKARQDSLYASNRTNGNTLFSAKIQSDQYLRFLVYELKPFIDRRFSTYKGRAHTFIAGSSMGGLISFYAISEYPHVFGGAACISTHWPGAFAPEMNPIPATFMAYMQEKLPSPQTHKLYFDFGTATLDALYEPYQQKADAILKAKGYNSENWQTLKFEGEDHSERAWRKRFHLPLLFLLGTPKSARP; encoded by the coding sequence ATGAACAACTTATCCCGCTCCTCCTTTCTATTGCTTTTCGCATTGCTGGGAAGTGTTGTAACCATGCGCGCCCAACAAGTTTCGGAGGGAAAGATACACCATTTTCCGAAATTCAATTCCAAGTATGTGGATCCGCGACCTATTGCGGTTTGGCTTCCGGAAGGATATTCGCCGAAGAAGAAATATGCCGTTTTGTATATGCACGATGGGCAAATGTTGTTCGATTCCACCACTACTTGGAATAAACAGGAATGGGGGGTTGATGAAACCATGAGTGAACTGATCCGAGGTAAAAAAATTCGTGAAACCATTGTGGTAGGCATTTGGAATAATGGCTCTAAGCGCCATAGTGAATATTTCCCACAAAAGCCTTTTGAGTCTATGCCGAAAGCGCGTCAAGACTCTCTTTATGCGTCTAACCGAACCAACGGGAATACGCTTTTCTCCGCAAAAATACAATCCGATCAATATCTTCGTTTTTTGGTGTATGAGTTAAAGCCGTTTATAGACCGTAGGTTTTCTACATACAAAGGACGGGCGCATACTTTTATTGCTGGCTCGAGTATGGGTGGTCTTATTTCCTTTTACGCCATCAGTGAATACCCGCATGTTTTTGGTGGTGCTGCGTGTATTTCCACCCATTGGCCGGGGGCTTTTGCGCCGGAAATGAATCCGATACCCGCGACGTTTATGGCTTATATGCAGGAAAAGCTACCCTCGCCCCAAACACACAAATTATATTTTGATTTTGGAACCGCTACGTTGGATGCGTTATATGAGCCGTATCAACAAAAGGCGGATGCGATTTTAAAAGCAAAAGGATACAACTCGGAAAACTGGCAAACCCTGAAATTTGAAGGCGAGGATCATTCGGAGCGGGCATGGCGTAAAAGATTTCATCTTCCGCTTCTTTTCCTACTGGGGACACCTAAATCCGCACGACCATAA
- a CDS encoding dihydrofolate reductase, with protein MGRVVLYIATSIDGYIAGEQGEMNWLEQFPNPEKEDYGYVHFLSGVEAVVMGRKTYEHILSLGVDWPYPEQKTYVASRNGFFKVNTPHTEVVTSEVGHFLRGLQEKAIQDIWLVGGGELNAYCLEEGVIDQMILTLIPILLGKGRPLFLRTPQGTPQASSWHLDQVISYQNGVVQLMYHVAT; from the coding sequence ATGGGCCGAGTCGTATTGTACATCGCCACCAGCATAGATGGCTATATTGCGGGCGAACAAGGAGAAATGAACTGGTTAGAACAATTCCCGAATCCGGAAAAAGAAGACTATGGCTATGTCCATTTCTTGTCTGGCGTAGAGGCGGTGGTTATGGGACGGAAAACGTATGAGCACATTTTGTCTTTAGGTGTTGATTGGCCTTATCCAGAACAGAAAACCTATGTGGCTTCTCGAAATGGTTTTTTTAAGGTTAATACGCCGCATACGGAGGTGGTCACCTCGGAGGTAGGGCACTTTCTAAGAGGCTTGCAAGAAAAAGCCATTCAAGATATATGGCTCGTGGGCGGGGGTGAATTAAACGCCTATTGTCTGGAAGAAGGAGTTATTGACCAAATGATCCTTACCCTCATTCCCATCCTCTTGGGCAAAGGAAGGCCCTTATTTCTGCGCACACCTCAAGGCACGCCTCAAGCGTCGTCGTGGCATCTGGATCAGGTTATATCCTATCAAAATGGGGTGGTTCAGTTGATGTATCATGTCGCTACTTAA
- a CDS encoding DUF547 domain-containing protein, translating to MKKIWLIVLLWVVVAESSSSQPKSRANGVSASKEWVSDYEGLLTKIVTKDGLIRYQVLQKETTVFHSVLRAIETYDALKLRTDEQKLAFWADAYNVLMLKNLLESPHIADIVRSGKADAFFKTPFLVGGMGLSLDEIEHGILRRQASSQVPAYLRVGKVDPRLHVVLNCGALSCPAFLPAPLSKGPMELQLKKAMAAFVNSPQHFRLDRQKNEWVVTSLVQWFGPDFDLSGKKAGDFLIGFMSSNRSDYVLLKKMLSGKEGKTLAALTQFEGKKVRFDYNWQPNRAKE from the coding sequence ATGAAAAAAATCTGGTTGATCGTGTTGCTATGGGTCGTGGTTGCCGAAAGTAGCTCTTCGCAGCCCAAAAGCCGGGCAAATGGGGTGTCTGCAAGCAAAGAGTGGGTGTCTGATTACGAAGGCTTGTTGACAAAGATCGTCACGAAAGACGGGTTGATTCGTTACCAGGTTCTCCAAAAAGAAACAACCGTTTTCCATTCCGTGCTACGTGCGATCGAAACCTATGATGCCCTAAAACTCCGTACAGATGAGCAGAAATTGGCTTTTTGGGCAGATGCGTATAATGTGCTCATGCTTAAGAACCTACTTGAGTCGCCCCATATTGCCGATATTGTCCGTTCGGGCAAGGCCGATGCTTTTTTTAAAACGCCATTTTTGGTGGGGGGAATGGGGTTGAGTTTAGACGAGATTGAGCATGGAATTTTGCGCAGACAAGCAAGCAGCCAGGTGCCAGCGTACCTACGTGTAGGAAAAGTAGATCCACGTCTTCATGTGGTTTTGAATTGTGGGGCTTTGTCTTGTCCGGCTTTTTTGCCTGCCCCACTAAGTAAGGGACCAATGGAGTTACAACTCAAAAAAGCAATGGCTGCTTTTGTAAATAGTCCGCAGCATTTTCGATTGGACAGACAAAAAAACGAATGGGTTGTTACTTCGTTAGTTCAATGGTTTGGGCCGGACTTCGATCTTTCGGGTAAAAAAGCGGGAGATTTTTTGATAGGGTTTATGTCTTCTAATCGTTCAGATTATGTCCTTCTGAAAAAAATGCTCTCTGGAAAAGAGGGAAAAACCCTTGCGGCCTTAACGCAATTCGAGGGAAAAAAAGTTCGCTTCGACTATAATTGGCAGCCCAATCGCGCCAAGGAATGA
- a CDS encoding FHA domain-containing protein, which translates to MLLKYTLNGLLQEVQIQKEVVTLGRSAQCEIQLDDPGCLLSRKHARIYLENELWHIMDLGSHNGTWLDGKRLTPHLPYPLNPQSAIVLGRILIEPIFLQKTSPVLSKPMLMTPSGDSLGTYQAINTASEAPLHQTVAHWIQEQDPASPATLHGKQLRDLLNAINEYAATLDEDAHLAYLIEVFTDGTQDIRGGEIGRFLRAVLRR; encoded by the coding sequence ATGTTACTGAAATATACGCTGAATGGCCTTCTTCAAGAGGTTCAAATACAAAAAGAAGTGGTTACGCTGGGCCGATCGGCACAATGCGAAATCCAGCTTGATGACCCTGGATGCCTGCTCAGCCGTAAACATGCCCGCATCTATTTAGAAAACGAACTCTGGCATATTATGGACTTGGGGAGCCATAACGGTACTTGGTTGGATGGAAAACGTCTGACACCCCATCTCCCATACCCCCTAAACCCGCAATCGGCTATCGTTTTGGGACGCATTCTGATAGAGCCTATTTTCCTCCAAAAAACATCTCCTGTGCTGTCTAAGCCAATGCTCATGACCCCTTCCGGCGATTCTTTGGGGACCTATCAAGCGATCAATACCGCATCCGAAGCACCACTCCATCAAACAGTTGCCCACTGGATCCAAGAGCAAGACCCTGCCTCCCCTGCTACATTACATGGTAAGCAACTTCGAGATTTATTAAACGCCATTAACGAATATGCAGCAACTTTAGACGAGGATGCCCACTTGGCGTACCTGATCGAAGTATTTACAGACGGGACGCAAGACATCCGGGGTGGTGAAATTGGGCGGTTTTTGCGGGCTGTACTCCGTCGCTAA
- a CDS encoding C40 family peptidase, with amino-acid sequence MDSSRLLSALSLVVLVAFSSVGTSSAAVVVTNRAVNGLVMEMPGPKPMPISRAKAMLRTMPDKWRGVPYRFGGTSRRGIDCSAFVQQVMQDVFDVSVPRNTSGQSGAGERVSKGQLQPGDLILFSSRYSSSGRHVGIYVGDNEFLHISSTRNRVVIANLDSYGNSPGLRFSQARRVVKLDADEPNFELPEETNPLALPMIATKTMQRVVLAGSAAF; translated from the coding sequence ATGGATTCATCCCGATTATTGTCTGCTCTCAGTCTGGTTGTGTTGGTGGCCTTCTCAAGCGTTGGAACTTCTTCCGCCGCCGTTGTTGTAACAAATCGTGCAGTTAATGGATTGGTCATGGAAATGCCCGGCCCTAAACCGATGCCGATCTCTCGTGCCAAGGCAATGCTTCGTACAATGCCGGATAAATGGCGCGGTGTTCCGTATCGTTTTGGGGGAACTTCCCGGCGTGGTATTGACTGTTCGGCGTTTGTTCAACAAGTGATGCAAGATGTTTTTGACGTTTCGGTACCCCGCAACACCAGCGGACAATCTGGCGCAGGCGAACGTGTTTCCAAAGGTCAACTTCAGCCTGGTGACCTCATCTTGTTTTCTTCCCGCTACAGCAGCAGTGGCCGTCATGTAGGGATCTATGTGGGCGATAACGAATTCCTCCATATCTCCTCAACCCGAAATCGGGTGGTTATTGCAAATCTGGACAGCTATGGCAACTCGCCCGGCCTCCGTTTTTCACAAGCACGCCGTGTTGTGAAGTTGGATGCCGACGAACCAAACTTTGAATTGCCAGAAGAAACCAACCCCTTGGCCCTCCCGATGATCGCTACCAAAACGATGCAACGGGTAGTTCTTGCGGGAAGCGCTGCTTTCTAA